One window of the Chitinophaga niabensis genome contains the following:
- a CDS encoding MarR family winged helix-turn-helix transcriptional regulator, which produces MSFYPKLGYLIFGSRLRRLSEYFLAEVNKVYDQAGIAFDASWFPLFYLLSDKERLTLMDISQELEVSHSAVSQLITNLKKKGLVDTSRCEEDGRRQWVEFTKEGAALLAQVLPIWKGIETAMTELAMEHKQSSKILEAISALEQSVENKPLAQRIQVAMDNNTKTIHQ; this is translated from the coding sequence ATGAGCTTCTATCCAAAACTCGGTTACCTGATCTTCGGCAGCCGCCTGCGGCGGTTGAGTGAATACTTCCTCGCGGAGGTCAATAAGGTGTATGATCAGGCAGGCATTGCCTTTGATGCCAGCTGGTTTCCTCTCTTCTATCTGTTGTCAGACAAAGAGCGTTTAACGCTCATGGATATTTCTCAGGAACTGGAAGTATCCCATTCCGCTGTGAGTCAGCTGATCACCAATCTTAAAAAGAAGGGCCTGGTAGATACCAGCCGTTGCGAAGAAGACGGGCGGCGGCAGTGGGTGGAGTTCACGAAAGAAGGCGCTGCATTGCTGGCACAGGTATTACCTATCTGGAAAGGTATTGAAACGGCCATGACGGAACTGGCCATGGAACATAAACAAAGCAGCAAAATACTGGAAGCTATCAGTGCATTGGAGCAGTCTGTGGAAAACAAACCACTGGCACAACGCATACAGGTGGCTATGGATAATAACACCAAAACAATCCATCAATGA
- the hutG gene encoding formimidoylglutamase, producing MTLVCYQPTATPWEGRRDGDDVASLRWHQYIKPVDISREGLPILKAGQKGIALLGFTSDEGVRRNKGRTGAAAGPAAIRKMCANFPLHFDEHILVDAGNIICEGNQLEMAQEALSATVNYILKEGYLPVLAGGGHEIAYAHERGIRRFTDTTQQLGIINFDAHFDLREPDENGPSSGTGFFQIAQDRAAENIPFHYLALGIQQNSNTRKLFQTADALGVEYLQASLFQEKYRDQLLGAIQAFIKRTDKIYLTACMDVFASPYAPGVSATAYNGLVPDALFLDCYRTVLRSGKLAGTDIAEVNPTLDQDNRTAKLAASLVYEIVMNYFAV from the coding sequence ATGACCTTAGTTTGTTATCAACCTACAGCTACACCATGGGAAGGCCGCAGGGATGGAGATGATGTTGCTTCCTTACGCTGGCACCAGTACATCAAACCAGTAGATATCAGCCGGGAAGGTCTACCCATCTTAAAAGCTGGCCAGAAAGGCATTGCCCTATTAGGTTTCACTTCTGATGAAGGTGTACGGCGCAATAAAGGAAGAACCGGTGCCGCTGCAGGACCAGCCGCGATCCGGAAAATGTGCGCCAACTTCCCCTTACATTTTGATGAGCATATATTAGTAGATGCCGGTAATATTATTTGCGAGGGTAACCAACTGGAAATGGCGCAGGAAGCGCTTTCCGCCACGGTGAACTATATCCTGAAAGAAGGGTACCTGCCTGTACTGGCTGGTGGCGGTCACGAAATAGCTTATGCGCATGAACGCGGTATCAGGCGTTTTACGGACACAACGCAGCAATTAGGCATCATCAATTTTGATGCGCATTTTGATCTGCGGGAGCCGGATGAAAACGGCCCAAGCTCCGGCACCGGCTTCTTCCAGATAGCACAGGACAGGGCCGCGGAAAATATACCCTTCCATTACCTGGCCCTGGGCATTCAGCAAAACAGTAATACCCGTAAACTTTTTCAAACGGCAGACGCCCTTGGTGTTGAATACCTCCAGGCCTCCCTCTTCCAGGAAAAGTACCGTGATCAGTTGCTGGGAGCCATCCAGGCATTCATCAAACGTACAGATAAGATCTACCTCACTGCCTGCATGGATGTATTTGCATCCCCTTATGCACCCGGCGTAAGTGCCACCGCTTATAATGGCCTGGTGCCGGATGCTTTGTTCCTGGATTGTTACCGTACGGTATTAAGGAGCGGAAAGCTCGCCGGAACGGACATTGCAGAAGTAAACCCCACGCTTGACCAGGATAATCGTACCGCTAAACTGGCAGCATCACTTGTCTATGAGATAGTGATGAATTACTTTGCAGTATGA
- the hutU gene encoding urocanate hydratase — protein sequence MKNNSNFLNTYAAHPRYKAPRGTELNALSWQTEAPLRMLLNNLDAEVAENPDELVVYGGIGQAARNREALQKIIQILLTLDEEHSLLVQSGKPVGIVRTHPQAPRVLLANSNLVPKWATWEHFNELRAKGLMMYGQMTAGSWIYIGTQGILQGTYETFVECGRQHFNGDLKGKLLVTAGLGGMGGAQPLAATMAGAVFLGADVDATRIQKRLDTKYIDRMTDSYDEAIQWVREAQSKGEAVSIGLVSDAGDLLERLLKDNITPDILTDQTSAHDPVNGYVPNDLTLTEAAAMRVSHPAIYKQRALRSMARHVGYMLQLQSRGAITFDYGNNIREFAKEGGEANAFNFPGFTPAYIRPLFCEGKGPFRWVALSGDPEDIYTTDRALMEAFPENTALINWLKKAQERVAFQGLPARICWLGMGEREKAGLIFNELVRTGKVKAPIVIGRDHLDCGSVASPNRETESMKDGSDAVSDWTLLNLMSNTAGGATWVSFHHGGGVGMGYSQHAGMVVLADGTDRAATCLKRVLYNDPALGIYRHADAGYERAQEWQDKHGLGF from the coding sequence ATGAAAAACAATTCCAACTTTCTTAATACTTATGCGGCACACCCGCGTTATAAAGCTCCCCGTGGTACTGAACTGAATGCATTATCATGGCAAACGGAAGCACCCTTGCGCATGCTGCTGAATAACCTCGATGCGGAAGTAGCAGAAAACCCGGATGAATTAGTGGTGTATGGCGGAATAGGCCAGGCAGCCCGCAACCGCGAAGCTTTACAAAAGATCATACAAATATTACTGACGCTGGACGAAGAGCATTCCTTACTCGTGCAATCCGGTAAACCAGTAGGTATTGTAAGAACGCATCCGCAGGCGCCGCGTGTATTATTAGCAAATAGCAACCTCGTGCCTAAATGGGCTACCTGGGAACACTTTAATGAACTGCGTGCCAAAGGCCTGATGATGTATGGGCAGATGACAGCAGGCAGCTGGATCTATATTGGTACACAGGGCATCCTGCAGGGCACTTACGAAACCTTTGTGGAATGCGGCCGCCAGCACTTTAACGGGGATCTGAAAGGGAAGCTGCTGGTAACTGCAGGGCTTGGAGGAATGGGTGGCGCTCAGCCGCTGGCTGCAACCATGGCTGGCGCTGTATTCCTTGGTGCAGATGTGGATGCTACCCGTATTCAAAAACGCCTGGATACAAAGTATATCGACAGGATGACGGATTCTTATGATGAAGCCATCCAATGGGTGCGCGAAGCGCAAAGCAAAGGTGAAGCAGTATCTATTGGCCTGGTAAGTGATGCAGGTGATCTGCTGGAACGTTTGCTCAAAGACAATATCACACCGGATATTCTCACCGACCAGACTTCCGCACACGATCCCGTGAATGGTTATGTACCCAACGACCTGACTTTAACAGAAGCTGCTGCTATGCGCGTCAGCCATCCTGCCATCTATAAACAAAGGGCATTGCGCAGTATGGCCCGTCATGTGGGATATATGCTGCAGCTGCAAAGTCGTGGTGCCATTACATTCGATTATGGCAATAACATCCGTGAATTTGCGAAAGAAGGCGGTGAAGCCAATGCATTTAACTTCCCCGGTTTTACACCTGCCTATATCCGGCCCTTATTTTGTGAAGGTAAAGGACCATTCCGCTGGGTAGCGCTCTCCGGTGATCCGGAAGATATCTATACTACAGATCGTGCATTGATGGAAGCATTTCCTGAAAACACGGCGCTGATCAACTGGCTGAAAAAAGCACAGGAGCGTGTGGCCTTCCAGGGATTACCGGCACGCATCTGCTGGCTGGGCATGGGCGAAAGGGAAAAGGCAGGATTGATCTTTAATGAACTGGTGAGAACAGGCAAAGTGAAAGCGCCTATTGTAATTGGCCGTGATCACCTGGATTGTGGCTCCGTGGCTTCGCCCAACCGTGAAACGGAATCCATGAAAGATGGCTCCGATGCGGTATCTGACTGGACCCTGTTAAACCTGATGTCTAACACCGCAGGTGGTGCCACCTGGGTTTCTTTCCATCATGGCGGTGGTGTAGGCATGGGTTATTCACAACATGCAGGCATGGTAGTACTGGCAGATGGAACAGACCGTGCAGCTACTTGTCTCAAACGGGTATTATACAATGATCCCGCATTAGGTATTTACCGCCATGCAGATGCAGGATATGAACGGGCACAGGAGTGGCAGGATAAACATGGATTAGGATTCTAA
- a CDS encoding metallophosphoesterase family protein, translating to MKIGLMSDTHGYLHPKVFHHFEKVDQIWHAGDIGNVALADQLEAFKPLRAVYGNVDGQDLRVRYPEHNLFMCEGMKVWMTHIGGYPPKYTTAIKPYIVKKRPQLFISGHSHILKIMPDPALQLLHINPGACGKQGWHKVKTLVRFDVENGGIKNVEVIELPD from the coding sequence ATGAAGATTGGATTGATGTCTGATACGCATGGTTACCTGCATCCCAAAGTATTCCATCATTTTGAGAAAGTGGACCAGATCTGGCATGCCGGTGATATCGGGAATGTAGCCCTGGCAGATCAACTGGAAGCTTTCAAGCCGCTCAGGGCAGTTTATGGGAATGTGGACGGGCAGGATCTGCGTGTTCGTTATCCTGAACATAACCTGTTCATGTGCGAAGGCATGAAGGTATGGATGACACACATTGGGGGATATCCTCCCAAATATACAACAGCCATAAAACCATATATTGTAAAGAAGCGCCCGCAACTCTTTATCAGCGGGCATTCACATATACTCAAGATCATGCCGGATCCGGCACTACAATTGTTACATATAAACCCGGGAGCCTGTGGCAAGCAGGGCTGGCATAAAGTAAAAACGCTGGTGCGCTTTGATGTGGAGAACGGGGGAATTAAAAATGTGGAAGTGATAGAATTGCCGGATTGA
- the hutI gene encoding imidazolonepropionase, protein MKLTGPFSQILPLKGLPLKGPLKDEQLEIIEQGGVIMQEGKAPELGVFKELQKQYPGISTHFIEEPAVLLPGFIDAHTHICFAGSRNRDYAMRIAGKSYLDIARAGGGIWDSVMKTREAGEAALIANTVARADRHLKDGVTTIEVKSGYGLNLEAELTMLRAIRSAGLYTKATLIPTCLAAHMRPRDFDGDEKAYLRWILSELLPVLKEEQLTNRVDIFIEETAFSTKDALSFLEQAAKAGFKLTVHADQFSSGGSQVAVKAKALSADHLEASTETDIRQLASSETVAVVLPGASLGLGMHYAPARKLLDAGASVAIASDWNPGSAPMGDLLTQAAVMSAAERLSTAEVLAGLTSRAAKALDITVPGADFQAYPCKDYRDILYYQGRMKPFMVWKNGELIQTTIA, encoded by the coding sequence ATGAAACTGACCGGACCATTTTCACAGATACTGCCGCTGAAAGGCTTGCCATTAAAAGGCCCGCTGAAAGATGAGCAACTGGAGATCATTGAACAGGGCGGCGTGATCATGCAGGAAGGGAAAGCCCCTGAATTAGGTGTGTTCAAGGAACTGCAAAAGCAGTATCCAGGTATATCCACTCATTTCATTGAGGAACCGGCAGTATTACTTCCCGGCTTTATTGATGCACACACGCACATCTGTTTTGCCGGCAGCAGGAACCGTGACTATGCTATGCGCATCGCCGGAAAGTCTTACCTGGACATAGCACGCGCTGGTGGCGGCATCTGGGATTCCGTCATGAAAACAAGGGAAGCAGGCGAAGCAGCATTGATAGCAAATACGGTTGCCCGTGCAGACCGTCATTTAAAAGATGGCGTAACTACCATAGAAGTAAAAAGCGGATACGGCCTGAACCTCGAAGCAGAACTTACCATGCTCCGGGCTATCCGTTCCGCAGGATTATACACCAAAGCAACCCTTATTCCTACCTGCCTGGCAGCACATATGCGGCCACGCGATTTTGACGGAGATGAAAAAGCTTACCTCCGCTGGATACTCAGTGAGCTGCTGCCTGTATTAAAAGAAGAACAACTCACTAACAGGGTAGACATCTTCATTGAAGAAACAGCCTTCTCCACAAAAGATGCACTATCATTTTTAGAGCAGGCCGCAAAAGCAGGATTCAAATTAACCGTACATGCTGATCAGTTCAGCAGCGGGGGATCACAAGTGGCCGTGAAAGCAAAAGCACTATCTGCGGACCACCTGGAAGCTTCCACGGAAACGGATATACGGCAACTGGCATCCTCTGAAACAGTAGCGGTAGTATTACCCGGTGCTTCATTGGGACTAGGCATGCATTATGCACCTGCCCGGAAACTCCTGGATGCAGGAGCGTCCGTAGCCATTGCCAGTGACTGGAATCCAGGCTCCGCACCCATGGGAGATCTGTTAACACAGGCCGCTGTAATGAGTGCAGCAGAAAGATTATCCACCGCCGAAGTGCTGGCCGGCTTAACTTCCCGCGCAGCGAAAGCATTGGATATAACTGTGCCTGGCGCAGATTTTCAGGCTTATCCCTGCAAAGACTACCGGGACATCCTTTATTACCAGGGGCGTATGAAACCTTTTATGGTGTGGAAGAACGGAGAACTCATTCAAACCACTATCGCATGA
- a CDS encoding HD domain-containing protein, with the protein MHRESIKNYWLLLTNKTSARNPNLASQTIDKIIKRYSAPGRHYHNTVHLSDLICLQQQYAPLIVDNDSLLYAIYFHDIVYKVTRSDNEEKSAQEAVAFLNRIGYPDDKQQKVFTFIAATQKHVNPLGDPDLDYLLDFDLHILGSTPAQYEAYTKQVRKEYGLYPSFMYKRGRKKVLQHFLSQPSIYKTAVFREKYEKKARENMERELEQL; encoded by the coding sequence ATGCACAGAGAAAGTATCAAAAACTACTGGCTGCTGTTAACCAATAAAACGTCTGCCCGTAACCCAAACCTAGCCTCGCAGACCATTGACAAGATCATTAAAAGGTACAGCGCTCCGGGAAGGCATTATCATAACACGGTGCATCTCAGCGACCTGATCTGCCTGCAACAGCAGTATGCGCCGCTTATTGTGGATAACGACAGCCTGCTGTATGCCATCTATTTCCATGATATTGTGTACAAAGTGACCCGCAGTGATAATGAAGAGAAAAGTGCGCAGGAAGCCGTGGCCTTTTTGAACAGGATAGGTTACCCGGATGATAAACAGCAGAAAGTGTTCACATTCATTGCTGCCACACAAAAACATGTCAACCCCCTGGGAGATCCTGACCTGGATTACCTGCTGGACTTTGACCTGCACATCCTTGGTTCCACACCTGCCCAATATGAGGCATATACAAAGCAGGTCAGGAAAGAATACGGCCTTTACCCTTCCTTTATGTATAAAAGAGGCCGGAAGAAAGTATTACAGCACTTTTTAAGTCAGCCCAGTATTTATAAAACAGCTGTTTTCAGGGAGAAATATGAGAAGAAAGCAAGAGAGAATATGGAGCGGGAATTAGAACAGCTTTAG
- a CDS encoding DUF4421 domain-containing protein, protein MNIRCVVPVLVLFLSASAASGQQRLKRLLQTENDSAYIEDHTEDLTVRIFGSRKYTYYDIVDKRLKEEVLYRPNTSNNLGIGVNYKFIGINIGFKIPFINNDDDKYGKTKYLDLQSHLYLRKLVIDFYGQYYKGYYLANRRFNSQALTLRPDMYNTDLGLNVQYIFNDKRFSYRAAYLQNEYQKKSAGSFIVGGEVFAWKMKGDSALIPANLGVEGFFDNEPFHKTSSVSIAANVGYAHTFVIKKYFFITASLTGSAGVNQTVLNYLDGRNKRREFGWQLNNTVRFSAGYNSSKYFAGIHYVDMVTRSESPVNRTYQTFGTGNFRVSVAKRFALKKPLF, encoded by the coding sequence ATGAATATACGCTGTGTTGTACCTGTATTAGTGCTCTTTTTGTCTGCTTCGGCAGCATCTGGGCAACAGCGCCTGAAAAGATTGCTGCAAACGGAAAATGATTCTGCCTACATAGAAGATCATACGGAAGATCTGACGGTACGCATCTTTGGTTCCCGGAAATACACCTATTATGATATAGTGGACAAACGCCTCAAAGAAGAAGTGTTATACCGCCCCAATACCAGCAATAACCTGGGTATTGGTGTCAACTACAAGTTCATTGGTATCAATATCGGTTTCAAAATTCCTTTCATCAATAATGATGACGACAAGTATGGTAAAACCAAATACCTCGATCTGCAATCGCATTTATACCTGCGCAAACTGGTCATAGATTTCTACGGGCAGTATTACAAAGGATATTACCTGGCCAACCGCCGGTTCAATTCGCAGGCTTTAACACTCAGGCCGGATATGTATAATACGGACCTTGGTTTGAATGTGCAATATATCTTCAACGATAAAAGATTTTCTTACCGGGCTGCTTATCTGCAGAATGAATACCAGAAAAAGAGCGCTGGTTCTTTCATTGTGGGAGGAGAGGTTTTTGCCTGGAAGATGAAAGGCGATTCCGCCCTGATCCCTGCTAATCTGGGAGTAGAGGGCTTTTTCGATAATGAACCTTTCCATAAAACAAGTAGTGTGAGCATCGCTGCCAATGTGGGCTATGCACATACCTTTGTTATCAAAAAATACTTCTTTATTACAGCTTCACTAACGGGCAGTGCAGGTGTGAATCAAACCGTACTGAATTACCTGGACGGGCGTAATAAGCGCCGCGAATTTGGGTGGCAGCTGAATAACACGGTGCGTTTCTCTGCAGGGTATAATTCCAGTAAATACTTTGCAGGTATTCATTACGTGGATATGGTAACCCGGAGTGAATCTCCTGTGAACCGTACCTATCAGACCTTTGGTACGGGTAACTTCAGGGTGAGTGTAGCGAAGCGTTTTGCTTTGAAGAAACCTTTGTTCTAA
- a CDS encoding RNA polymerase sigma-70 factor has translation MRSFKCMMNEFGSSLHYFADSIVGNLQEAEEIVSDVFIKIWQQRENLPPPDNIRFYLFKAVKNTALNYLKSKGRRAANLAAWELQVNLREQNPEEIMISKEDVTSIRSVIGQLPPRCRQIFILVKEDGLTYEQVAHLLDISKATVNVQMTLALKKIWGALNTALKVSHS, from the coding sequence ATGAGGTCATTCAAATGCATGATGAATGAATTTGGGTCCTCGCTTCACTATTTTGCCGATAGCATAGTGGGCAACCTGCAGGAAGCTGAGGAGATCGTGTCTGATGTGTTCATTAAAATATGGCAGCAAAGGGAAAACCTGCCCCCTCCGGATAATATCAGATTCTACCTCTTCAAAGCAGTTAAAAACACAGCCCTTAATTACCTGAAAAGCAAAGGCCGCCGCGCCGCTAATCTTGCAGCCTGGGAATTGCAGGTGAACCTGCGTGAACAAAATCCGGAAGAGATCATGATCAGTAAAGAAGATGTTACCTCTATAAGGTCCGTGATCGGTCAGCTGCCGCCAAGATGCCGGCAGATCTTCATCCTTGTAAAAGAAGACGGGCTTACATACGAGCAGGTGGCACATCTGCTGGATATTTCAAAAGCTACGGTGAATGTTCAAATGACCCTCGCCCTGAAAAAGATATGGGGTGCCCTGAATACAGCGCTCAAAGTTTCCCATTCCTGA
- the hutH gene encoding histidine ammonia-lyase: MNEVFKYGQDSLTVAIAMNIASGKTRGILTPEVMQRVNTSHGHVQAIVKEHTTVYGINTGFGPLCDTKISEEDTRALQYNILQSHSVGVGAPIPEEIARLMLITKVQALAQGYSGVNPVTLERIVWFIDNNITPLVPEKGSVGASGDLAPLSHLFLPLIGLGEVWYKGNKVSAGHVLQQEGLNPIVLGPKEGLALINGTQFILSFAVKAVARLHNALEAADLIGAMSLEGLMGTAKPFDPRLHAIRPYPGNQLVANRLSALLAGSEIMASHKDCDRVQDPYSLRCMPQVHGASRTAWKHLQELTSIELNAVTDNPIIFSAEDTISGGNFHGQPLAIPLDYATVAAAELGNISDRRCYMMIEGRYGLPKLLIQDAGLNSGFMIPQYTTAALVTENKTLCFPASADSVPTSLGQEDHVSMGSISGRKLLQVIGNLEYILAIELLYAAQAIDFRRPFKSAPVLEACHDYARSKVSFAAKDRIFATDIAALHEIIADESFVRVANNAAILNNIHLNGSYEKQFQLS, from the coding sequence ATGAATGAGGTTTTTAAATACGGTCAGGACTCCCTGACCGTTGCTATTGCGATGAACATAGCATCCGGCAAAACCCGCGGTATCCTTACACCGGAGGTGATGCAAAGGGTGAATACCAGCCATGGGCATGTACAGGCGATTGTAAAGGAGCATACCACGGTATATGGCATCAATACAGGCTTTGGGCCTTTATGTGATACCAAGATCTCTGAAGAAGATACCAGGGCTTTGCAATACAACATCCTGCAAAGCCATAGTGTGGGAGTAGGTGCACCTATTCCGGAAGAGATTGCCAGGTTAATGCTGATCACAAAAGTACAGGCACTGGCACAGGGATATTCGGGTGTAAACCCTGTTACGCTGGAAAGGATCGTGTGGTTCATTGATAACAACATCACACCTTTAGTGCCGGAGAAAGGTTCTGTAGGTGCTTCCGGGGATCTGGCCCCTTTATCTCATCTCTTTCTGCCACTGATAGGTTTGGGGGAAGTATGGTATAAAGGAAACAAAGTATCCGCTGGCCATGTTTTACAACAGGAGGGACTGAATCCTATTGTATTGGGACCCAAAGAAGGACTGGCATTGATCAATGGTACACAGTTCATTCTTTCATTTGCCGTGAAAGCAGTAGCACGTTTGCATAATGCATTGGAAGCGGCGGATCTTATCGGTGCTATGTCTCTCGAAGGATTGATGGGCACTGCCAAACCTTTCGATCCCCGTTTACATGCCATCCGTCCTTATCCTGGCAACCAGTTAGTGGCAAACCGCCTGAGCGCTTTGCTGGCGGGTTCTGAGATCATGGCTTCTCATAAGGATTGCGACCGTGTGCAGGATCCTTACTCCTTAAGATGTATGCCACAGGTACATGGTGCTTCCCGCACGGCCTGGAAACATCTGCAGGAACTTACTTCCATTGAACTGAATGCAGTAACAGATAATCCCATCATCTTCTCTGCTGAAGATACCATCAGTGGCGGCAACTTTCACGGGCAGCCTTTGGCCATTCCGCTGGATTACGCTACTGTAGCAGCTGCAGAGCTGGGCAATATTTCAGATCGCAGGTGTTATATGATGATAGAAGGGCGGTATGGATTACCCAAACTATTGATCCAGGATGCAGGCCTGAACTCCGGGTTTATGATCCCGCAATACACCACCGCTGCGTTGGTAACAGAAAATAAAACATTGTGTTTCCCGGCCAGTGCGGATAGTGTACCTACTTCCCTTGGGCAGGAAGATCATGTATCCATGGGATCTATCAGTGGCCGTAAGCTTTTGCAGGTGATCGGTAACCTGGAATACATCCTGGCCATAGAACTGCTCTATGCCGCGCAGGCCATAGATTTCAGGCGGCCCTTCAAATCTGCCCCGGTACTGGAAGCCTGCCATGATTACGCAAGGTCTAAGGTTAGCTTTGCTGCTAAGGACCGCATCTTCGCAACGGATATAGCTGCCCTGCATGAGATCATTGCTGACGAGTCTTTTGTTCGTGTTGCAAATAATGCAGCCATTCTTAACAACATCCATCTAAACGGTTCGTATGAAAAACAATTCCAACTTTCTTAA
- a CDS encoding SET domain-containing protein has product MIKPYLYVNKTKEKGRGVFTKEAIPAGTQIEVSPVLVLSGNDTSIVDKTKLHNYIFLWGVRETRSCIALGFCSIYNHAYDPNCEYEMDFDAETMAIKTRRDIKKGEELSINYNGDIEDKSPVWFDVKRK; this is encoded by the coding sequence ATGATCAAGCCGTATTTATACGTTAATAAGACCAAAGAGAAAGGCCGTGGTGTTTTCACCAAAGAAGCCATTCCCGCCGGAACACAAATAGAGGTTTCTCCTGTACTTGTACTCTCTGGTAACGATACATCGATAGTGGACAAAACTAAACTGCACAATTACATCTTCCTCTGGGGAGTAAGAGAAACACGCTCATGTATTGCTTTGGGTTTCTGTTCTATCTACAACCACGCCTACGATCCTAATTGCGAATACGAGATGGATTTTGATGCCGAAACCATGGCCATCAAAACCCGCCGTGATATCAAAAAGGGCGAGGAACTCTCCATTAACTACAATGGAGATATCGAAGACAAATCACCTGTTTGGTTCGATGTAAAACGTAAATAA
- a CDS encoding FecR family protein — MTNRLWELLALYWRNDITNEEKAELEQLLLEHPDVWLKSGLIDQLSFSRKPLMDEGAVEAWADKVAREIEKMESAPVMFEQEQVVKKRPPLRIALFTLLSLVIATCLFVIYRQWGGMPDGYKLVTTDAGMKTKIRFSDGSTVWLNAGSTLKYPPKFDKQVREVFLSGEGYFDVQQHAGKPFIIHTEKMDIRVLGTAFNVRSYKDEGFTETALISGAVEVLVKEANRAGRIILKPNQKIVVSDSKHIKTKNEEATIIEQSGDMIIERKALSAIGTPDSGQVAETAWVRNRFLFENETLEFISRRLERWYGIKIIIEDPQLSTLRFTGRADNLSLEKLLTILQEIQPFNYSIEDDTVIIK, encoded by the coding sequence ATGACCAATCGACTATGGGAATTATTGGCCCTTTACTGGCGCAATGATATTACAAACGAGGAAAAAGCCGAGTTGGAGCAATTGCTGCTGGAGCATCCGGATGTATGGCTGAAATCTGGTTTAATAGACCAGCTTTCCTTTTCCAGGAAACCCCTGATGGATGAAGGGGCTGTGGAAGCATGGGCAGATAAGGTTGCCCGGGAAATTGAAAAGATGGAAAGTGCTCCGGTAATGTTTGAACAGGAACAGGTTGTCAAAAAACGGCCGCCGCTCCGCATCGCATTATTCACGCTGCTTTCCCTTGTGATCGCCACCTGCCTGTTTGTTATATACAGGCAATGGGGAGGCATGCCGGATGGCTATAAGCTTGTAACAACAGATGCTGGCATGAAAACGAAGATCCGCTTTTCCGATGGTTCCACCGTATGGCTTAACGCGGGCAGCACTTTAAAATATCCGCCGAAATTTGATAAGCAGGTAAGGGAAGTGTTCCTGAGTGGTGAAGGATATTTTGATGTACAGCAACATGCCGGTAAACCTTTTATTATTCATACGGAAAAGATGGATATCAGGGTGTTGGGTACGGCATTTAATGTTCGTTCTTATAAGGATGAAGGGTTTACGGAAACTGCATTGATCTCCGGGGCAGTGGAAGTATTGGTGAAAGAGGCCAACAGGGCCGGGAGGATCATATTGAAACCCAATCAGAAAATAGTAGTCAGTGACAGTAAACATATAAAAACAAAAAACGAAGAGGCCACCATCATTGAACAGTCCGGTGATATGATCATTGAGCGGAAAGCGCTCTCCGCCATAGGTACACCGGATAGTGGCCAGGTAGCTGAAACCGCCTGGGTAAGGAACAGGTTCCTCTTTGAAAATGAAACACTGGAGTTTATCTCCCGGAGGCTGGAACGCTGGTACGGCATTAAGATCATTATAGAAGACCCGCAACTTTCCACGTTGAGATTTACCGGGCGCGCAGATAATTTATCACTTGAAAAACTATTAACGATCCTACAGGAAATTCAACCGTTTAATTATTCCATAGAAGATGATACCGTAATCATAAAATAA